In a single window of the Streptomyces sp. HUAS ZL42 genome:
- a CDS encoding sugar phosphate nucleotidyltransferase, which translates to MKAVVMAGGEGTRLRPMTSSMPKPLLPVANRPIMEHVLRLLKRHGLNETVVTVQFLASLVKNYFGDGEELGMELTYANEEKPLGTAGSVKNAEEALKDDAFLVISGDALTDFDLTELVNFHKEKGALVTVCLTRVPNPLEFGITIVDEEGKVERFLEKPTWGQVFSDTVNTGIYVMEPEVFDYVEADVPVDWSGDVFPQLMKEGKPVYGYVAEGYWEDVGTHESYVKAQADVLEGKVDVEIDGFELSPGVWVAEGAEVHPDAVLRGPLYIGDYAKVEAGAEIREHTVVGSNVVVKTGAFLHKAVVHDNVYVGQHSNLRGCVVGKNTDIMRAARIEDGAVIGDECLIGEESIVQGNVRVYPFKTIEAGAFVNTSVIWESRGQAHLFGARGVSGILNVEITPELAVRLAGAYATTLKKGSTVTTARDHSRGARALKRAVISALQASAIDVRDLENVPLPVARQQTARGSAGGIMIRTSPGVPDSVDIMFFDGQGADLSQGSQRKLDRVFARQEYRRAFPGEIGDLHFPASVFDSYTGSLLRNVDTTGISESGLKVVVDASNGSAGLVLPSLLGKLGVDSLTVNPGLDESRPTESADVRRSGLVRLGEIVASSRAAFGVRFDPVGERLSLVDEKGRIVEDDRALLVMLDLVAAERRSGRVALPVTTTRIAEQVAAYHGTQVDWTTTSPDDLTRVGRDETTIFGGDGKGGFIVPEFSSVFDGTAAFVRLIGLVARTQLTLSQIDARIPRAHVLKRDLATPWAVKGLVMRRVVEEAGDRFVDTTDGVRVVETDGRWVMVLPDPAEAVTHLWAEGPDDASAQALLDEWSAVVDSAGR; encoded by the coding sequence ATGAAGGCCGTCGTGATGGCCGGAGGCGAAGGCACACGCCTTCGTCCCATGACCTCAAGCATGCCCAAGCCGCTCCTACCGGTCGCCAATCGGCCGATCATGGAGCACGTTCTGCGGCTGCTCAAAAGGCATGGGCTCAATGAGACCGTCGTAACTGTCCAGTTCCTGGCGTCACTGGTCAAGAACTACTTCGGTGACGGCGAAGAGCTCGGAATGGAGCTCACCTATGCCAACGAGGAGAAGCCACTCGGTACCGCCGGAAGTGTCAAGAATGCCGAAGAGGCGTTGAAGGACGACGCTTTCCTCGTCATCTCCGGCGATGCGCTCACTGACTTCGACCTCACCGAGCTGGTCAATTTCCACAAGGAAAAGGGTGCACTGGTCACGGTCTGTCTGACGCGTGTGCCCAATCCGCTGGAATTCGGGATCACCATCGTCGACGAGGAGGGAAAGGTCGAGCGCTTCCTGGAGAAGCCGACCTGGGGGCAGGTCTTCTCGGACACGGTGAACACCGGCATCTATGTGATGGAGCCCGAGGTCTTCGACTATGTCGAGGCCGATGTGCCCGTCGACTGGTCCGGCGACGTCTTCCCGCAGCTGATGAAGGAGGGCAAGCCGGTCTACGGCTATGTCGCCGAGGGCTACTGGGAGGACGTCGGTACCCATGAGAGCTATGTGAAGGCGCAGGCCGACGTCCTCGAAGGCAAGGTCGACGTCGAGATCGACGGATTCGAGCTCTCGCCCGGCGTGTGGGTGGCGGAGGGAGCCGAGGTGCATCCCGATGCCGTTCTGCGCGGTCCGCTCTATATCGGGGACTACGCCAAGGTCGAGGCCGGCGCCGAGATCCGTGAACACACCGTCGTCGGCTCGAATGTCGTCGTGAAGACCGGCGCCTTTTTGCACAAAGCCGTCGTGCACGACAACGTGTACGTCGGTCAGCACAGCAATCTGCGGGGCTGTGTCGTCGGAAAGAACACCGACATCATGCGCGCAGCCCGGATCGAGGACGGCGCGGTCATCGGTGACGAGTGCCTGATCGGTGAAGAATCGATCGTGCAGGGCAATGTGCGGGTCTACCCGTTCAAGACCATCGAGGCCGGCGCGTTCGTCAACACCTCGGTGATCTGGGAGTCCAGGGGGCAGGCGCATCTCTTCGGGGCCCGAGGCGTCTCCGGAATCCTGAATGTGGAGATCACGCCCGAACTCGCCGTGCGGCTCGCCGGTGCCTACGCGACCACGCTCAAGAAGGGCTCCACGGTCACGACGGCCCGCGACCACTCCCGTGGTGCCCGTGCGCTGAAGCGGGCGGTCATCTCCGCGCTGCAGGCCAGCGCCATCGACGTACGAGACCTGGAAAACGTACCGCTGCCCGTGGCGCGGCAGCAGACCGCCAGGGGGAGTGCCGGCGGGATCATGATCCGGACGTCGCCAGGGGTTCCGGATTCCGTGGACATCATGTTCTTCGACGGGCAGGGTGCGGATCTGTCGCAGGGCAGTCAGCGCAAGCTGGACCGGGTGTTCGCGCGGCAGGAGTACCGGCGTGCGTTCCCGGGTGAGATCGGGGACCTGCATTTCCCGGCCAGTGTCTTCGACTCGTACACGGGTTCGCTGCTTCGGAACGTCGACACGACCGGGATCTCCGAGTCCGGGCTGAAGGTCGTCGTCGACGCGTCGAACGGCAGTGCGGGGCTTGTGCTGCCCAGTCTCCTCGGCAAGCTCGGGGTGGACTCGCTGACCGTCAATCCCGGTCTCGACGAGTCCAGGCCGACGGAGTCCGCCGATGTGCGGAGGTCCGGCCTGGTGCGGCTCGGAGAGATCGTGGCGTCGTCCAGGGCTGCTTTCGGGGTGCGGTTCGACCCCGTCGGCGAGCGGCTCTCACTGGTCGACGAGAAGGGGCGGATCGTCGAGGACGACCGGGCGCTGCTCGTGATGCTCGACCTGGTGGCCGCGGAGCGGCGCAGCGGACGTGTGGCGCTGCCGGTGACCACCACGAGGATCGCGGAGCAGGTGGCGGCCTATCACGGGACGCAGGTCGATTGGACCACCACGTCGCCCGACGACCTGACCCGGGTGGGGCGTGACGAGACGACCATCTTCGGCGGGGACGGCAAGGGCGGGTTCATCGTCCCGGAGTTCAGCAGCGTCTTCGACGGTACGGCGGCCTTCGTACGGCTGATCGGGCTGGTGGCGCGGACGCAGCTCACGCTCAGCCAGATCGACGCGCGCATTCCGCGTGCGCACGTCCTGAAGCGGGATCTGGCGACTCCCTGGGCCGTCAAGGGCCTGGTGATGCGGCGGGTCGTCGAGGAGGCAGGAGACCGCTTCGTGGACACCACCGACGGTGTACGGGTGGTGGAGACCGACGGGCGCTGGGTGATGGTGCTGCCCGACCCGGCGGAAGCGGTCACCCACCTGTGGGCCGAGGGGCCGGACGATGCGTCCGCCCAGGCGTTGCTCGACGAGTGGTCGGCGGTCGTGGACAGCGCCGGGCGCTGA
- a CDS encoding DUF881 domain-containing protein, translated as MCGMPQQPPVRSTPTRPSRPDASMSLLTNVMDHSLDDGYAEAAARKKAEGADRMPKTLRAKLGLAAGLVLAALVVTVGAAQARVAAPVVAKEREELIDRIDRETEAADELEGSVDTLRDDVSARQREALKAGGGGDQAELLGILSGAVAVHGPGVKLVVNDAKEATTGGDGDPRETSGFSDTGRVRDRDLQRVINGLWESGAEAVSVNGQRLTALSAIRAAGDAILVDNKPLVPPYTVFAVGDGKQLSSRFQNSADGVYLHVLQEEYGIRTSISTEKDLRLPAAPSVIVRTAQPRTEKGTS; from the coding sequence ATGTGCGGCATGCCGCAGCAGCCCCCCGTTCGGAGCACACCGACGCGCCCCTCGCGGCCGGACGCGTCCATGTCGCTGCTCACCAACGTCATGGACCACAGCCTCGATGACGGATACGCCGAGGCCGCCGCCCGGAAGAAGGCCGAGGGTGCCGACCGCATGCCGAAGACGCTGCGGGCGAAGCTCGGTCTCGCCGCGGGCCTGGTGCTCGCGGCACTGGTCGTGACAGTTGGTGCGGCACAGGCGCGGGTCGCCGCCCCGGTCGTCGCCAAGGAGCGCGAAGAGCTCATCGACCGCATCGACCGGGAGACCGAGGCGGCTGACGAGCTCGAGGGCAGCGTCGACACGTTGCGTGACGACGTGAGCGCGCGGCAGCGTGAGGCGCTGAAGGCCGGCGGGGGTGGTGATCAGGCAGAGCTCCTCGGCATCCTGTCGGGCGCGGTCGCGGTGCACGGCCCCGGCGTGAAACTCGTCGTGAACGACGCGAAGGAAGCCACTACGGGCGGTGACGGCGACCCGCGTGAGACTTCCGGGTTCTCCGACACCGGGCGTGTGCGCGACCGCGACCTGCAGCGCGTGATCAACGGGCTGTGGGAGTCGGGCGCCGAGGCCGTCTCCGTCAACGGGCAGCGGCTGACGGCGCTGTCGGCGATCAGGGCCGCGGGGGACGCGATACTGGTCGACAACAAGCCGCTGGTGCCGCCGTACACGGTGTTCGCCGTGGGGGACGGGAAACAGCTGAGCAGCAGGTTCCAGAACAGCGCCGACGGGGTGTACCTGCACGTCCTGCAGGAGGAGTACGGCATCCGGACCAGCATCTCCACGGAGAAGGACCTCCGGCTGCCCGCCGCACCGAGTGTGATCGTACGTACAGCACAGCCGAGAACTGAGAAGGGCACATCGTGA
- a CDS encoding small basic family protein → MIAVLGLVVGVVAGLLVRPEVPAVVEPYLPIAVVAALDAVFGGLRAMLDGIFDDKVFVVSFLSNVVVAALIVFLGDKLGVGAQLSTGVVVVLGIRIFSNAAAIRRHVFRA, encoded by the coding sequence GTGATCGCCGTACTGGGCCTCGTCGTGGGAGTCGTGGCCGGCCTGTTGGTCCGGCCTGAGGTTCCGGCGGTCGTCGAGCCTTATCTGCCGATCGCCGTCGTGGCGGCGCTCGACGCCGTCTTCGGAGGTCTGCGGGCCATGCTCGACGGCATCTTCGACGACAAGGTCTTCGTGGTGTCGTTCCTGTCGAACGTCGTCGTGGCCGCGTTGATCGTTTTCCTGGGCGACAAGCTGGGCGTGGGCGCCCAGTTGTCGACGGGTGTCGTGGTCGTCCTGGGTATCCGTATTTTCTCCAACGCCGCGGCGATCCGCCGGCACGTTTTCCGGGCGTGA
- a CDS encoding DUF881 domain-containing protein: MSEQDEAPENRLRKELPEEVPAAPAEEDAREDRSEVRLTGRQRLVNGLWPPRVSRAQLIVAVLLFGLGFGLAVQVASNSEGSNALRGARQEDLVRILDELDDRTQRLEDEKQGLEKQRQELENSSDQAEEARKQTVEKEKQLGILAGTVAAQGPGITMTIDDTKGTVEADMLLDAIQELRAAGAEAIQVNGVRVVAGTYLSDSGKSVSVDGNKITAPYRFKVIGKPQDLEPALNIPGGVVQTLEKEQATVTVERSTKIVVDALRAAKQPDYARSSS, from the coding sequence ATGAGCGAGCAGGACGAGGCGCCCGAGAACAGGCTGCGCAAGGAACTGCCCGAAGAGGTTCCCGCGGCACCCGCCGAGGAGGACGCCCGCGAGGATCGGTCCGAGGTCCGGCTGACCGGTCGGCAGCGGCTCGTCAACGGGTTGTGGCCGCCACGGGTGAGCCGCGCCCAACTGATCGTCGCGGTGCTGCTGTTCGGCCTGGGCTTCGGCCTGGCCGTCCAGGTCGCCTCCAACAGTGAGGGCAGCAATGCCCTGCGCGGTGCGCGCCAGGAGGATCTCGTGCGCATCCTCGATGAACTGGACGACCGTACTCAGCGTCTTGAGGACGAGAAGCAGGGTCTCGAGAAGCAGCGTCAGGAGCTGGAGAACAGCTCCGACCAGGCCGAGGAGGCCCGCAAGCAGACGGTCGAGAAGGAGAAGCAACTCGGCATCCTGGCGGGCACGGTGGCCGCGCAGGGGCCCGGTATCACGATGACCATCGACGACACGAAGGGGACGGTCGAGGCAGACATGCTGCTCGATGCGATCCAGGAGCTGCGCGCCGCCGGCGCCGAGGCGATCCAGGTGAACGGCGTGCGTGTCGTCGCGGGCACCTATCTTTCGGATTCGGGCAAGAGCGTGAGCGTCGACGGGAACAAGATCACCGCGCCCTATCGTTTCAAGGTCATCGGCAAGCCGCAGGATCTCGAACCGGCGCTCAACATCCCTGGAGGCGTGGTGCAGACCCTCGAGAAGGAGCAGGCCACCGTGACTGTCGAGCGGTCGACCAAGATCGTCGTGGACGCCTTGCGGGCGGCGAAGCAGCCTGACTACGCTCGGTCGTCCTCGTAG
- a CDS encoding FHA domain-containing protein has translation MSGGYGRCEDVRVGRRNESGFVLPHGRVCFGQGESPVKLFAKLFGKSAREGSDNATARHRAQPDEEGQRPLFRDQVGGPGGDISGGQGAPSVDPAQSGGIGFGQPSTSSTGGGFSPMSALVCTRCGNRNAENSRFCSNCGAPLRGGAAAERPSETTSTISISGIEAYDAEATGQTQIPALSPEAQAAVDALPLGSALLVVRRGPNSGSRFLLDGELTTAGRHPQSDIFLDDVTVSRRHVEFRRNPDGTFRVADVGSLNGTYVNRERIDEVALSNGDEVQIGKYRLVFYASQRGY, from the coding sequence CTGTCTGGTGGATACGGACGTTGTGAGGATGTCCGGGTCGGCCGGCGTAATGAGTCAGGGTTCGTCCTGCCCCACGGGCGGGTCTGTTTCGGTCAAGGGGAATCGCCCGTGAAGTTGTTTGCGAAGTTGTTCGGCAAGAGCGCGCGAGAGGGCAGCGACAACGCGACCGCTCGCCATCGCGCACAGCCCGACGAAGAGGGTCAGCGGCCGTTGTTCCGGGACCAGGTCGGTGGTCCGGGTGGTGACATTTCCGGAGGTCAGGGCGCGCCGTCTGTTGACCCTGCCCAGTCCGGCGGCATAGGTTTCGGGCAACCGTCAACCTCAAGTACGGGTGGAGGGTTTTCCCCTATGTCGGCCCTGGTGTGTACGAGGTGCGGTAACCGCAACGCGGAGAACAGCCGCTTCTGCTCCAACTGCGGCGCCCCGCTGAGGGGAGGGGCTGCGGCGGAGCGTCCGTCCGAGACGACGTCCACGATCTCCATCTCCGGCATCGAGGCCTACGACGCGGAGGCCACCGGACAGACCCAGATCCCGGCGCTCTCCCCGGAGGCGCAGGCGGCGGTCGACGCGCTGCCGCTGGGCTCCGCGCTCCTGGTCGTGCGCCGCGGGCCGAACTCGGGGAGCCGCTTCCTCCTGGACGGCGAACTGACCACGGCCGGGCGCCATCCGCAGAGCGACATCTTCCTGGACGACGTGACGGTCTCGCGCCGCCATGTGGAGTTCCGGCGCAATCCGGACGGCACGTTCAGGGTGGCGGACGTGGGCAGTCTGAACGGCACATACGTCAACCGGGAGCGGATCGACGAGGTCGCTCTGTCGAACGGTGACGAGGTGCAGATCGGCAAGTACCGGCTGGTCTTCTACGCGAGCCAGCGGGGCTACTGA
- a CDS encoding MerR family transcriptional regulator, with translation MLQTPRGGAGHGTAPTDSGLMSIGTVLNVLRDEFPEVTISKIRFLESEGLIEPQRTPSGYRKFSAQDVERLGHVLRMQRDHYLPLKVIREHLDAMERGEAVPLPALSRQRDGEAGQEPFEAATAARIGRAELLAAAGIGERELEEWESYGLLAPLEDGVYDAEAVTVASLVVELGRFGIEPRHLRVMKAAADREAGLVDQVVAPLKRHRNPQTRAHAEARTKELAGLTVKLHAALVQTALGVRLP, from the coding sequence ATGCTTCAAACACCGAGGGGCGGCGCCGGACACGGCACCGCCCCCACGGACAGTGGGCTGATGAGCATCGGCACGGTGCTGAACGTGCTGCGCGACGAGTTCCCCGAAGTCACCATCTCCAAGATCCGCTTCCTGGAGTCGGAGGGGCTCATCGAGCCGCAGCGCACTCCCTCGGGGTACCGCAAGTTCAGTGCACAGGATGTCGAGCGCCTCGGCCACGTACTGAGGATGCAGCGGGACCACTATCTGCCGCTCAAGGTGATCCGTGAGCACCTCGACGCCATGGAGCGCGGCGAGGCCGTACCACTGCCCGCCCTGAGTCGCCAGCGGGACGGCGAGGCCGGGCAGGAGCCGTTCGAGGCAGCCACCGCGGCCCGGATCGGGCGTGCCGAGCTGCTTGCCGCCGCCGGGATCGGCGAGCGGGAGCTCGAGGAGTGGGAGTCCTACGGCCTCCTCGCTCCCCTGGAGGACGGGGTGTACGACGCGGAGGCCGTCACAGTGGCCTCGCTCGTCGTCGAGCTCGGTCGGTTCGGGATCGAGCCGCGGCACCTGCGGGTGATGAAGGCCGCGGCGGACCGCGAGGCGGGGCTTGTGGACCAGGTGGTGGCCCCGCTGAAGCGCCACCGCAATCCGCAGACGAGGGCGCACGCCGAGGCTCGTACGAAGGAGCTGGCGGGGCTGACGGTCAAACTGCACGCGGCGCTGGTGCAGACTGCCCTCGGGGTGCGGCTGCCATGA
- a CDS encoding bifunctional nuclease family protein, with protein MNELDVVGVRVEMPSNQPIVLLREVGGDRYLPIWIGPGEATAIAFAQQGMAPARPLTHDLFKDVLEAVGQELTEVRITDLREGVFYAELVFASGVEVSARPSDAIALALRTGTPIYGSDTVLDDAGIAIPDEQEDEVEKFREFLDQISPEDFGTSSQ; from the coding sequence GTGAACGAGCTCGATGTCGTAGGTGTCCGGGTCGAAATGCCCTCCAACCAACCGATCGTGCTCCTGCGTGAAGTGGGAGGCGACCGTTACCTCCCCATCTGGATCGGGCCGGGGGAGGCCACGGCGATCGCCTTCGCCCAGCAGGGCATGGCCCCTGCGCGACCGCTGACCCACGACCTGTTCAAGGACGTGCTGGAGGCCGTCGGTCAGGAGCTCACCGAGGTGCGCATCACGGATCTGCGTGAGGGCGTGTTCTACGCGGAGCTGGTCTTCGCGAGCGGTGTAGAGGTGAGTGCCCGTCCGTCCGACGCCATAGCGCTGGCCCTGCGCACCGGAACGCCGATCTACGGCAGCGACACGGTGCTCGATGACGCGGGCATCGCGATTCCGGACGAGCAGGAGGACGAGGTCGAGAAGTTCCGTGAGTTCCTCGACCAGATCTCGCCGGAGGACTTCGGCACCAGCAGCCAGTAG
- a CDS encoding MerR family transcriptional regulator: MGSSGDGTAGGAPGREFGESGPYPLHGSVPQRPTAVPSSGGATSMASEQIGYRGPTACAAAGITYRQLDYWARTGLVEPSVRPAYGSGTQRLYSFRDVVVLKIVKRFLDTGVSLQNIRTAVQHLRERGFRDLERMTLLSDGATVYECTSPDEVHALLQGGQGIFGIAVGVVWRDVESALSQLHGERIDTGETLVGHNPADELARRRNRAV, encoded by the coding sequence GTGGGAAGCAGCGGCGACGGTACGGCTGGGGGTGCCCCCGGACGCGAGTTCGGGGAGAGCGGTCCGTACCCGCTTCATGGCAGCGTTCCGCAGCGACCGACAGCCGTGCCGAGCAGCGGAGGGGCGACGTCCATGGCGTCCGAGCAGATCGGCTACCGCGGTCCGACGGCGTGTGCGGCCGCGGGCATCACTTACCGGCAACTGGACTACTGGGCGCGCACCGGGCTCGTCGAGCCGAGCGTGCGGCCCGCATACGGGTCGGGGACGCAGCGCCTGTACAGCTTCCGGGACGTCGTCGTCCTGAAGATCGTCAAGCGGTTCCTCGACACCGGCGTGTCGCTGCAGAACATCCGCACCGCGGTGCAGCATCTGCGCGAGCGCGGTTTCCGCGATCTGGAGCGCATGACGCTGTTGAGCGACGGCGCCACGGTCTACGAGTGCACCTCGCCGGACGAGGTCCACGCCCTGCTGCAGGGCGGTCAGGGCATCTTCGGTATCGCCGTGGGCGTGGTGTGGCGGGACGTCGAGAGCGCCCTGTCGCAGCTGCACGGGGAGCGCATCGACACCGGTGAGACGCTCGTCGGGCACAACCCGGCGGACGAGCTCGCGCGTCGGCGCAATCGGGCCGTCTGA
- a CDS encoding PRC-barrel domain-containing protein: MQTDIDPRNLIGRKAFDRNGTKIGTIDEVYLDDATGVPEWAAIRTGLFSRDAFVPLEPSELIEGTLRVPFDRSLIKDAPDFGVGRHLSPEQELQLYHHYGLDVAPPPPLRDHDFGKVAGTDET, from the coding sequence GTGCAGACCGACATCGATCCGCGCAACCTGATCGGCCGCAAGGCGTTCGACCGCAACGGCACGAAGATCGGCACGATCGACGAGGTGTACCTCGACGACGCGACCGGCGTGCCCGAGTGGGCGGCCATACGAACCGGCCTGTTCAGCAGGGACGCCTTCGTCCCTCTGGAGCCCAGCGAGCTGATCGAGGGCACCCTGCGCGTCCCCTTCGACCGGTCCTTGATCAAGGACGCGCCCGACTTCGGCGTAGGCCGCCATCTGTCCCCGGAACAGGAACTCCAGCTCTACCACCACTACGGCCTCGACGTCGCACCTCCTCCCCCGCTCCGGGACCACGACTTCGGCAAGGTGGCCGGCACCGACGAGACCTGA
- the gcvP gene encoding aminomethyl-transferring glycine dehydrogenase, with product MTAHRIPLSELEQGIPFEQRHIGPDHEARAKMLAQVGYGSLDELTAAAVPDVIKNADALDLPGARTEAEVLAELRSLADRNQVLDSMIGLGYYGTFTPPVILRNVMENPAWYTAYTPYQPEISQGRLEALLNFQTMVADLTGLPTSGASLLDEGTAAAEAMALSRRMGRNKKGLFLVDADTLPQTVAVIETRAEPTGVEVVVADLSDGIPAQIAGREINGVLVQYPGASGAVRDIKPLIEQAHELGALVTVAADLLALTLLKSPGELGADIAVGTTQRFGVPMGFGGPHAGYMAVHEKFARSLPGRLVGVSVDADGHKAYRLALQTREQHIRREKATSNICTAQVLLAVMAGMYAVYHGPEGLKAIARRTHRYATILAAGLTAGGLEVVHGSYFDTLTVRAEGRAAEVVATARRNGVNLHLVDADHVSLACDETTARAQIGAVWNAFGVEGDIEALDAATEDALPDELLRTDDYLTHPVFHQYRSETAMLRYLRRLADRDYALDRGMIPLGSCTMKLNATTEMEPVTWPEFGQLHPFAPAEQAQGYLTLIRELEERLAEATGYDKVSLQPNAGSQGELAGLLAVRGYHRGNGDDQRTVCLIPSSAHGTNAASAVMAGMKVVVVKTAEDGEIDVEDLRAKIEQYRDELAVLMITYPSTHGVFEEHVADICGQVHDAGGQVYVDGANLNALVGLAKPGHFGGDVSHLNLHKTFCIPHGGGGPGVGPVAVRSHLAPYLPNHPLQPAAGPETGVGPISAAPWGSAGILPISWAYVRLMGGEGLKRATQVAVLSANYIAKRLEPHYPVLYTGPGGLVAHECIIDLRPLTKATGVSVDDIAKRLIDYGFHAPTMSFPVAGTLMIEPTESEDLIELDRFCEAMIAIRAEIEKVGAGEWPADDNPLRGAPHTAAALGGEWEHAYSREEAVFPAGVSAADKYWPPVRRIDQAFGDRNLVCSCPPLDAYQD from the coding sequence ATGACCGCCCATCGCATTCCGCTCTCCGAGCTCGAGCAGGGAATTCCCTTCGAGCAGCGCCACATCGGCCCTGACCATGAGGCCCGGGCCAAGATGCTCGCGCAGGTCGGCTACGGCTCGCTCGACGAGCTGACCGCCGCCGCGGTCCCGGATGTGATCAAGAACGCCGATGCCCTGGACCTGCCGGGCGCGCGCACCGAGGCCGAGGTGCTGGCCGAGCTGCGTTCGCTGGCCGATCGCAACCAGGTGCTCGACTCCATGATCGGGCTCGGCTACTACGGGACGTTCACACCGCCGGTGATCCTTCGGAACGTCATGGAGAACCCCGCCTGGTACACCGCCTACACGCCGTACCAGCCGGAGATCTCGCAGGGGCGCCTCGAAGCGCTGCTGAACTTCCAGACCATGGTCGCCGACCTCACCGGCCTGCCGACCTCCGGTGCCTCGCTGCTCGACGAGGGCACGGCCGCGGCCGAGGCCATGGCGCTGTCCCGGCGCATGGGCAGGAACAAGAAGGGCCTCTTCCTGGTCGACGCGGACACGCTGCCGCAGACCGTCGCCGTGATCGAGACGCGCGCCGAGCCGACCGGTGTCGAGGTCGTCGTCGCCGACCTCAGCGACGGCATCCCCGCCCAGATCGCCGGGCGTGAGATCAACGGCGTGCTGGTCCAGTACCCGGGCGCCTCCGGCGCCGTACGCGACATCAAGCCCCTGATCGAGCAGGCGCACGAGCTGGGTGCCCTCGTCACCGTTGCCGCCGATCTGCTCGCGCTCACCCTGCTGAAGTCGCCCGGTGAGCTGGGGGCGGACATCGCGGTCGGTACGACGCAGCGGTTCGGTGTGCCGATGGGCTTCGGCGGGCCGCACGCCGGATACATGGCCGTCCACGAGAAGTTCGCGCGCAGCCTGCCCGGACGCCTTGTCGGCGTGTCCGTGGACGCGGACGGGCACAAGGCCTACCGGCTCGCGCTGCAGACCCGTGAGCAGCACATCCGCCGCGAGAAGGCGACCAGCAACATCTGCACCGCCCAGGTGCTGCTCGCCGTCATGGCGGGGATGTACGCCGTCTACCACGGGCCCGAGGGTCTGAAGGCCATCGCCCGGCGGACGCATCGCTACGCCACGATCCTCGCCGCGGGACTCACCGCCGGCGGCCTCGAGGTCGTCCACGGCTCCTACTTCGACACGCTCACCGTGCGCGCCGAGGGCCGTGCCGCCGAAGTGGTCGCCACCGCGCGCCGCAACGGCGTCAACCTGCACCTCGTCGACGCGGACCACGTCTCCCTCGCCTGCGACGAGACGACCGCGCGGGCCCAGATCGGCGCCGTGTGGAACGCCTTCGGGGTCGAGGGCGACATCGAGGCGCTGGACGCCGCCACCGAGGACGCCCTTCCGGACGAGCTGCTGCGCACCGACGACTACCTGACCCACCCGGTCTTCCACCAGTACCGTTCCGAGACCGCGATGCTGCGGTACCTGCGCAGGCTCGCCGACCGCGACTACGCCCTCGACCGCGGCATGATCCCGCTGGGCTCCTGCACGATGAAGCTCAACGCGACCACGGAGATGGAGCCGGTCACCTGGCCCGAGTTCGGGCAGCTGCACCCCTTCGCGCCCGCCGAACAGGCGCAGGGCTATCTCACGCTCATCCGCGAGCTGGAGGAGCGACTCGCGGAGGCCACCGGGTACGACAAGGTGTCCCTGCAGCCCAACGCCGGATCGCAGGGCGAGCTGGCCGGGCTGCTCGCCGTGCGCGGCTACCACCGGGGCAACGGCGACGATCAGCGCACGGTCTGCCTCATCCCCTCCTCCGCGCACGGCACCAACGCCGCGAGCGCCGTCATGGCCGGTATGAAGGTCGTCGTCGTGAAGACCGCCGAGGACGGCGAGATCGACGTCGAGGACCTGCGCGCGAAGATCGAGCAGTACCGTGACGAGCTCGCCGTGCTGATGATCACGTACCCCTCCACGCACGGCGTGTTCGAGGAGCACGTGGCCGACATCTGCGGACAGGTGCACGACGCCGGCGGGCAGGTGTACGTCGACGGTGCCAACCTGAACGCCCTGGTGGGGCTCGCCAAGCCCGGGCACTTCGGCGGTGACGTCTCACACCTGAACCTGCACAAGACGTTCTGCATCCCGCACGGCGGCGGCGGTCCGGGCGTGGGCCCCGTGGCCGTACGCTCGCACCTGGCGCCGTACCTGCCGAACCACCCGTTGCAGCCCGCGGCCGGCCCGGAGACGGGTGTGGGCCCGATCTCGGCGGCCCCCTGGGGCTCCGCGGGCATCCTGCCGATCTCGTGGGCGTACGTCCGGCTCATGGGCGGCGAGGGGCTCAAGCGGGCGACGCAGGTGGCGGTGCTCAGCGCCAACTACATCGCCAAGCGGCTCGAGCCGCACTACCCGGTGCTCTACACCGGCCCCGGCGGACTCGTCGCGCACGAGTGCATCATCGATCTGCGGCCCCTGACGAAGGCGACGGGCGTGAGCGTCGACGACATCGCCAAGCGGCTGATCGACTACGGCTTCCACGCGCCGACCATGTCCTTCCCCGTGGCCGGGACGCTGATGATCGAGCCGACCGAGTCCGAGGACCTGATCGAGCTGGACCGCTTCTGCGAGGCGATGATCGCCATTCGCGCGGAGATCGAGAAGGTCGGAGCGGGCGAGTGGCCGGCCGACGACAACCCGCTGCGGGGTGCCCCGCACACCGCGGCCGCGCTGGGCGGGGAGTGGGAGCACGCGTACAGCCGTGAGGAGGCGGTGTTCCCGGCCGGTGTCTCGGCCGCCGACAAGTACTGGCCGCCGGTGCGCCGCATCGACCAGGCCTTCGGTGACCGGAACCTGGTCTGCTCGTGCCCCCCGCTGGACGCGTACCAGGACTGA